The proteins below are encoded in one region of Drosophila santomea strain STO CAGO 1482 chromosome 2R, Prin_Dsan_1.1, whole genome shotgun sequence:
- the LOC120445655 gene encoding probable cytosolic Fe-S cluster assembly factor GE22682 isoform X1 has translation MSRLSRALQLTDIDDFITPSQICIKPVEIDKARSKTGAKIKIKGDSCFEESESGKQKLNKVEITLQDCLACSGCITSAEGVLITQQSQEELLRVLQENSKKKATEDWDNVRTIVFSVATQPLLSLAHRYQIGVEDAARHLAGYFRSLGGNYVLSTKVADDIALLECRQEFVERYRENENLTMLSSSCPGWVCYAEKTHGNFILPYVSTTRSPQQIMGVLVKHILAEKLNIPASRIYHVTVMPCYDKKLEASRDDFFSKTNNSRDVDCVITSVEVEQWLGEAQQTLSQFDPLDLDWPWSNVRPDLMVWAHEKTLSGGYAEHVFKFAAKQIFNEVPTNDLEFKQLKNRDFREIILKKNGNTVLKFAIANGFRNIQNMVQKLKRGKVSNYHFVEVMACPSGCINGGAQIRPTTGQHVRELTRKLEELYHNLPLSEPENSLTKHIYNDFLDGFQTEKSYELLHTSYHDVVSELSISLNINW, from the exons ATGTCAAGGTTAAGCAGAGCCCTGCAGCTTACAGATATAGATGATTTTATTACTCCCTCGCAG ATATGCATTAAACCAGTGGAAATAGATAAGGCAAGATCAAAGACTGGGGCAAAGATCAAGATAAAGGGTGACAGCTGCTTTGAGGAATCTGAG agtggaaaacaaaaacttaatAAAGTTGAAATTACTCTGCAAGACTGTCTTGCATGCTCAGGTTGTATTACTTCAGCCGAAGGAGTCCTGATCACGCAGCAGAGCCAAGAAGAGTTGCTTAGGGTCCTTCAAGagaattcaaaaaaaaaggccaCTGAGGACTGGGATAATGTGCGTACGATCGTATTTTCCGTTGCCACCCAGCCTCTACTAAGCTTAGCCCATCGCTATCAAATAGGTGTGGAGGATGCTGCCCGTCATCTTGCTGGATATTTTCGCAGTTTGGGTGGCAACTATGTTTTGTCCACTAAGGTGGCGGACGATATCGCTCTTCTCGAATGTCGTCAAGAATTTGTAGAAAGGTACCGCGAAAATGAGAACTTGACCATGCTTAGCTCCTCTTGCCCGGGGTGGGTTTGTTACGCGGAGAAAACACACGGAAATTTCATACTACCTTACGTTTCCACTACCCGATCTCCACAGCAAATAATGGGAGTGCTTGTAAAGCATATCCTTGCCGAAAAGCTAAATATTCCTGCGTCGCGAATCTACCATGTGACCGTAATGCCCTGCTACGACAAGAAGCTTGAGGCCTCGCGAGATGATTTTTTTAGCAAGACGAATAACTCTCGCGACGTAGACTGTGTTATCACTTCAG TTGAGGTGGAACAGTGGCTGGGTGAGGCGCAGCAGACGCTGTCACAGTTCGATCCCCTTGATCTGGACTGGCCCTGGTCTAATGTACGCCCAGACTTAATGGTATGGGCTCACGAGAAGACGTTGTCTGGTGGTTACGCAGAACATGTATTTAAGTTCGCCGCAAAACAGATTTTTAACGAAGTCCCAACAAATGATTTGGAATTCAAACAGCTAAAAAATCGTGACTTTAGAGAAAttatacttaaaaaaaatggaaacacTGTCCTGAAATTTGCTATTGCCAACGGTTTCCGGAACATACAAAACATGGTACAAAAGTTAAAGCGTGGAAAGGTATCAAACTACCATTTTGTTGAGGTAATGGCCTGTCCCTCAGGATGCATAAACGGAGGAGCACAAATACGCCCCACTACCGGACAACACGTTCGCGAGCTTACCCGGAAACTGGAGGAATTATACCACAACCTTCCACTGTCCGAACCCGAAAACTCCTTAACGAAACATATTTACAACGACTTTTTAGACGGCTTTCAAACTGAAAAATCATATGAGCTGCTGCACACCAGTTACCATGATGTAGTGTCTGAGCTCAGTATATCGCTTAATATTAATTGGTGA
- the LOC120445655 gene encoding probable cytosolic Fe-S cluster assembly factor GE22682 isoform X2 has protein sequence MLSSSCPGWVCYAEKTHGNFILPYVSTTRSPQQIMGVLVKHILAEKLNIPASRIYHVTVMPCYDKKLEASRDDFFSKTNNSRDVDCVITSVEVEQWLGEAQQTLSQFDPLDLDWPWSNVRPDLMVWAHEKTLSGGYAEHVFKFAAKQIFNEVPTNDLEFKQLKNRDFREIILKKNGNTVLKFAIANGFRNIQNMVQKLKRGKVSNYHFVEVMACPSGCINGGAQIRPTTGQHVRELTRKLEELYHNLPLSEPENSLTKHIYNDFLDGFQTEKSYELLHTSYHDVVSELSISLNINW, from the exons ATGCTTAGCTCCTCTTGCCCGGGGTGGGTTTGTTACGCGGAGAAAACACACGGAAATTTCATACTACCTTACGTTTCCACTACCCGATCTCCACAGCAAATAATGGGAGTGCTTGTAAAGCATATCCTTGCCGAAAAGCTAAATATTCCTGCGTCGCGAATCTACCATGTGACCGTAATGCCCTGCTACGACAAGAAGCTTGAGGCCTCGCGAGATGATTTTTTTAGCAAGACGAATAACTCTCGCGACGTAGACTGTGTTATCACTTCAG TTGAGGTGGAACAGTGGCTGGGTGAGGCGCAGCAGACGCTGTCACAGTTCGATCCCCTTGATCTGGACTGGCCCTGGTCTAATGTACGCCCAGACTTAATGGTATGGGCTCACGAGAAGACGTTGTCTGGTGGTTACGCAGAACATGTATTTAAGTTCGCCGCAAAACAGATTTTTAACGAAGTCCCAACAAATGATTTGGAATTCAAACAGCTAAAAAATCGTGACTTTAGAGAAAttatacttaaaaaaaatggaaacacTGTCCTGAAATTTGCTATTGCCAACGGTTTCCGGAACATACAAAACATGGTACAAAAGTTAAAGCGTGGAAAGGTATCAAACTACCATTTTGTTGAGGTAATGGCCTGTCCCTCAGGATGCATAAACGGAGGAGCACAAATACGCCCCACTACCGGACAACACGTTCGCGAGCTTACCCGGAAACTGGAGGAATTATACCACAACCTTCCACTGTCCGAACCCGAAAACTCCTTAACGAAACATATTTACAACGACTTTTTAGACGGCTTTCAAACTGAAAAATCATATGAGCTGCTGCACACCAGTTACCATGATGTAGTGTCTGAGCTCAGTATATCGCTTAATATTAATTGGTGA
- the LOC120445216 gene encoding ribonuclease kappa gives MKICGPKLSLCGLIISVWGIVQLVLMGLFFYINSVALIEDLPLEEEYHSLEDFYAAANRAYNQNAYNCWIAACIYVLTLLLSAQQFYMNSRVTAN, from the exons atgaaaatctgtGGTCCTAAACTATCCCTTTGTGGTCTTATTATCTCTGTTTGGGGTATTGTTCAATTG gTTCTAATGGGTCTATTCTTCTACATAAATAGTGTAGCCCTTATTGAAGACTTACCGCTAGAAGAGGAATACCACTCATTGGAAGATTTTTATGCAGCAGCAAATAGAGCATACAACCAG aaTGCCTATAATTGCTGGATTGCAGCATGTATCTATGTTTTGACCTTATTGCTATCCGCCCAGCAATTCTACATGAATAGCAGAGTAACTGCTAACTAA